Proteins from a genomic interval of Polaribacter sp. Q13:
- a CDS encoding rhodanese-like domain-containing protein encodes MIIEQIYTGCLAQGAYYIESNGEVAIIDPLREVQDYIDSAAKNNAKIKYIFETHFHADFVSGHVTLAEKTGAQIVFGPTAKTNFDAIIAEDNQIFKVGDITITVLHTPGHTLESACYLLKDENGKDHALFSGDTLFLGDVGRPDLAQKGDITEKDLAGFLFDSLRNKVMTLADDVIVYPAHGAGSACGKNLSSDTVGTIGNQKETNYALRADMTKDEFVKEVTDGLLPPPAYFPLNVKLNKEGYQNIDTVIENSAKPLSVEAFIIHANETGALILDVRHESEFVKGFIPQSIFIGLGGTFAPWVGALIKDIKQPILLVTPEGEEEGTIIRLSRVGFDNVLGYLEGSFDAWKKAGKEIDTLTSVSVAVLEEKIKENVPVFDVRKPGEHASEHVVVAKSTPLDFLNNHISEFPKEGDFYVYCGGGYRSVIAASILKARGIHNVIDVKGGYAAIRNSNIERTAAVCPSTLK; translated from the coding sequence ATGATCATAGAACAAATTTATACAGGTTGTTTAGCTCAAGGAGCTTATTACATAGAAAGTAATGGCGAAGTTGCTATTATAGATCCGTTAAGAGAAGTACAAGATTATATAGATAGCGCAGCTAAAAATAATGCAAAAATTAAATATATTTTCGAAACGCATTTTCATGCAGATTTTGTGAGCGGACATGTTACGCTGGCAGAAAAAACGGGTGCTCAAATAGTATTTGGGCCAACGGCAAAAACAAATTTTGACGCTATTATAGCAGAAGATAATCAGATTTTTAAAGTAGGTGATATTACCATTACTGTTTTACACACTCCTGGTCATACCTTGGAAAGTGCATGTTATTTGTTAAAAGATGAAAACGGAAAAGACCACGCACTTTTTAGTGGAGATACGTTGTTTTTGGGAGATGTTGGTCGCCCAGATTTAGCACAAAAAGGAGACATCACAGAAAAAGATTTAGCAGGTTTTTTATTTGATAGTTTACGTAATAAAGTAATGACATTGGCAGATGATGTTATAGTGTACCCTGCACACGGAGCAGGTTCTGCCTGTGGTAAAAATTTAAGTTCAGATACTGTGGGTACTATTGGCAATCAAAAAGAAACCAATTATGCCTTAAGAGCAGATATGACCAAAGACGAGTTTGTAAAAGAAGTTACAGATGGTTTATTGCCTCCGCCAGCATATTTTCCGTTAAATGTAAAATTGAATAAAGAAGGATATCAAAATATAGATACAGTTATAGAAAATAGTGCAAAACCATTGTCTGTAGAAGCGTTTATAATTCATGCAAATGAAACTGGCGCATTAATTTTAGATGTTCGTCATGAATCAGAATTTGTAAAAGGGTTTATACCGCAATCTATTTTTATTGGTTTAGGCGGTACTTTTGCACCTTGGGTTGGTGCATTGATAAAAGATATTAAACAACCTATTTTATTGGTAACGCCAGAAGGCGAAGAAGAAGGAACAATAATACGTTTGTCTAGAGTTGGGTTTGATAATGTTTTAGGATATTTAGAAGGTAGTTTTGATGCTTGGAAAAAAGCGGGGAAAGAAATAGATACTTTAACATCTGTTTCTGTAGCTGTTTTAGAGGAAAAAATAAAAGAAAATGTACCTGTTTTTGATGTTAGAAAACCAGGTGAACATGCAAGTGAACATGTTGTAGTTGCAAAAAGTACCCCGTTAGATTTCTTAAACAACCATATTTCTGAGTTTCCTAAAGAGGGCGATTTTTATGTGTATTGTGGTGGTGGTTATCGTTCTGTAATTGCTGCATCTATTTTAAAAGCTAGAGGTATTCATAATGTAATAGATGTTAAAGGTGGTTATGCTGCCATACGAAATTCTAATATTGAAAGAACTGCAGCAGTTTGTCCATCAACTTTAAAATAG
- a CDS encoding M1 family metallopeptidase, with product MLTSCKVIKDTTKVSKETYWQQHVDYTMDVDVDVKKYQYKGKQTLVYTNNSPDDLDKVFYHLYFNAFQPGSQMDVRSLNIKDPDRRVGDRISKLNSNEIGYIKVNSLKQDGVAVSHETVGTILEVQLNKPIKSGESVTLEMNFDAQVPVQIRRSGRNNKEGVALSMAQWYPKLAEYDFQGWHTPPYIAREFQGVWGDFDVTIHIDKNYTVGGSGNIQNPQEVGHGYQDDSKDLNLPKGDKLTWHFKSPNVHDFMWAADPEYIHDVLKMENGIDLHFLYKKTLEAAYLKNWKEFQPKVAELMTYYSENVGQYPYKQYSVIQGGDGGMEYAMSTLITGQRKFGSLFGVTAHEMAHTWFQFLLASNESLHPWMDEGFTTYISNKAENEILKENKENPHAGSYRGYRTIVAKGYEESLSTHADRYNTNWAYSTASYSKGNIFLSQLEYVIGKENVANGLKKYFNDFSFKHPTPNDIKRSMEKTAGLDLSWYLNEWTETTHTIDYGVKSVDNKTITLERIGQMPMPTDVEVVYVDGTTESFNIPLEMMRGHKPTTATVLKDWGWAMPTYSFTVSKAVKSVIIDKSGLMADINLDNNILEVK from the coding sequence ATGCTAACCTCTTGTAAGGTTATAAAAGATACCACTAAGGTGTCTAAAGAAACGTATTGGCAACAACATGTAGATTATACGATGGATGTTGATGTAGATGTAAAAAAATATCAATATAAAGGAAAACAAACATTAGTATACACTAATAATTCTCCAGACGATTTAGATAAAGTATTCTATCACTTGTATTTTAATGCATTTCAGCCAGGTTCTCAAATGGATGTTCGCTCTTTAAATATTAAAGACCCAGACAGAAGAGTAGGCGATAGAATTAGTAAATTAAATTCCAATGAAATTGGATACATTAAAGTAAACTCTTTAAAACAAGACGGTGTTGCAGTTTCTCATGAAACGGTTGGTACTATTTTAGAAGTACAATTAAATAAACCAATTAAATCTGGAGAATCGGTTACTTTAGAAATGAATTTTGATGCTCAGGTTCCTGTTCAAATTCGTCGTTCTGGAAGAAATAATAAAGAAGGAGTAGCATTGTCTATGGCGCAATGGTATCCTAAATTAGCAGAATACGATTTTCAGGGTTGGCACACACCACCTTATATTGCAAGAGAGTTTCAAGGTGTTTGGGGAGATTTTGATGTAACCATTCATATTGATAAAAATTATACTGTTGGTGGTTCTGGAAATATACAAAACCCACAAGAAGTTGGGCATGGTTATCAAGATGATTCAAAAGATTTAAACCTGCCTAAAGGCGATAAATTAACATGGCATTTTAAATCACCAAATGTACACGATTTTATGTGGGCTGCAGATCCAGAATACATTCACGATGTATTAAAAATGGAAAACGGAATCGATTTACACTTTTTGTACAAGAAAACTTTAGAAGCAGCATATTTAAAAAATTGGAAAGAATTTCAACCTAAAGTTGCTGAGTTGATGACGTATTATAGTGAAAATGTGGGGCAATATCCATATAAACAATACTCTGTAATACAAGGTGGAGATGGCGGAATGGAATATGCAATGTCTACTTTAATTACTGGTCAACGAAAATTTGGAAGTCTATTTGGAGTTACAGCACATGAGATGGCACACACTTGGTTTCAGTTTTTGTTAGCATCAAACGAAAGTTTGCATCCTTGGATGGATGAAGGTTTTACCACCTATATTTCTAACAAAGCAGAAAATGAAATTTTAAAAGAAAATAAAGAAAATCCACATGCAGGTTCTTATAGAGGTTATAGAACTATCGTTGCAAAAGGATATGAAGAATCTTTATCTACACATGCAGACAGATATAATACAAATTGGGCATACAGTACAGCGAGTTATTCTAAAGGGAATATTTTCTTAAGTCAATTAGAATATGTTATTGGTAAAGAAAATGTAGCAAACGGATTAAAGAAATATTTTAATGATTTTAGTTTTAAACATCCAACACCAAATGACATTAAACGCTCTATGGAAAAAACTGCTGGATTAGATTTGAGTTGGTATTTAAATGAATGGACAGAAACTACACATACTATAGATTATGGTGTAAAATCTGTAGATAATAAAACAATTACTTTAGAAAGAATTGGGCAAATGCCAATGCCAACGGATGTTGAGGTGGTTTATGTTGATGGAACTACAGAAAGTTTTAATATTCCTTTAGAAATGATGAGAGGTCATAAGCCAACAACTGCAACCGTTTTAAAAGATTGGGGTTGGGCAATGCCAACATATTCTTTTACCGTTTCTAAAGCTGTAAAATCTGTTATTATTGATAAAAGCGGATTAATGGCAGACATTAATTTAGATAACAATATACTTGAAGTAAAGTAA
- the ruvB gene encoding Holliday junction branch migration DNA helicase RuvB: MNENLNPENDNLSNEDLDVEKKLRPLSFDDFTGQDQAIDNLKIFVEAANQRGEALDHTLFHGPPGLGKTTLAHILANELEVGIKVTSGPVLDKPGDLAGLLTNLDERDVLFIDEIHRLSPIVEEYLYSAMEDYKIDIMIESGPNARTVQINLEPFTLIGATTRSGLLTAPMRARFGISSRLHYYKTELLTTIIQRSAFILGVPISMESAIEIAGRSRGTPRIANALLRRVRDFAQIKGDGSITIEIAKYALKALNVDAHGLDEMDNKILMTIIDKFKGGPVGLSTIATAVSENTETIEEVYEPFLIQQGFIMRTPRGREVTELAYKHLGRVKGKSQGELF; encoded by the coding sequence ATGAATGAAAACTTAAACCCTGAAAACGACAATTTGTCAAACGAAGATTTAGACGTAGAAAAAAAATTACGTCCGCTTTCTTTTGATGATTTTACAGGACAGGATCAAGCTATAGATAACCTAAAAATATTTGTTGAAGCAGCAAATCAACGAGGAGAAGCTTTAGATCACACCTTGTTTCATGGCCCTCCAGGTTTAGGGAAAACTACATTAGCGCATATTTTAGCCAACGAGTTAGAAGTGGGTATAAAAGTTACTTCTGGTCCTGTTTTAGACAAACCCGGAGACTTGGCAGGTTTACTAACAAATCTAGATGAACGTGATGTGTTGTTTATTGATGAAATTCATAGATTAAGCCCTATTGTAGAAGAGTATTTATACTCTGCAATGGAAGATTATAAAATTGATATTATGATAGAATCTGGCCCAAATGCCAGAACCGTTCAAATAAATCTAGAACCTTTTACTTTAATTGGAGCTACAACCAGATCTGGTTTGTTAACAGCCCCAATGAGAGCTCGTTTTGGAATAAGTAGTAGATTACATTATTACAAAACAGAGTTATTAACCACAATTATACAAAGAAGTGCTTTTATTTTAGGAGTTCCTATTTCTATGGAATCTGCCATAGAAATAGCAGGTAGAAGTAGGGGAACACCAAGAATAGCTAATGCTTTATTAAGAAGAGTTAGAGATTTTGCACAAATAAAAGGAGACGGAAGCATTACCATAGAAATTGCAAAATATGCCTTAAAAGCATTAAATGTAGATGCCCATGGTTTAGATGAAATGGATAATAAAATTTTGATGACCATTATTGATAAATTTAAAGGAGGCCCTGTTGGTTTAAGCACCATTGCAACGGCTGTTTCAGAGAATACAGAAACTATTGAAGAAGTGTACGAACCTTTTTTAATTCAGCAAGGTTTTATTATGAGGACTCCAAGAGGAAGAGAAGTTACAGAATTAGCGTACAAACATTTAGGAAGAGTAAAAGGAAAAAGTCAAGGAGAATTGTTTTAA
- a CDS encoding SulP family inorganic anion transporter: protein MNIKKIIPILEWLPNYNKSLFKGDLLAGITVGIILIPQGIAYALIAGLPPIYGLYCALVPQVMYAIFGSSRQVSIGPVAMDSLIVATGVSTLALAGSESYISIAILLALMVGAIQFIMGIFSLGFIVNFLSKPVITGFTSAVALIIGFNQFRNLFGVDFVQSDQLQYVAADIWSRIIEFNHPTTVIGLVSVVIIMIFRKINKKIPSALIVVILGIVILKYFGKSYSEVSIVKDIPSGLPTFGIPEFDIDLIRELLPIAFTLVMVGYLETISIGKSLEAKQDEYRIRPNQELIALGLGNMVGSFFKAYPTTSSFSRSAINQESGARTGMAALISVVMVILTLLFLTPLFYHLPKTVLAAIIIVAVFNLVNIKEAAFLWKANHLDFWLMLATFIGTLLLGIEFGIIVGVGLSLIVLIFKTSRPYVTELGKVPNSNFYRNKNRFDEVIIDEDILIFRFDAQIFYANSNYFRDNLDEMAAKKGKALKLIVIDAESINRVDSTGVEMLKERIKFYQKKDIMFYFAGVKGPVRDDLFRSGILQIIGINNFFMRANEAVKFYKTGDREHQEKYAKYIHQAYK, encoded by the coding sequence ATGAATATAAAAAAAATCATACCAATTTTAGAATGGTTGCCAAACTATAACAAGTCTCTTTTTAAAGGAGATTTGTTAGCGGGTATAACGGTTGGTATTATTTTAATTCCACAAGGAATTGCGTATGCTTTAATTGCAGGTTTACCACCTATTTATGGTTTGTATTGTGCCTTAGTTCCGCAAGTTATGTATGCTATTTTTGGTTCGTCTAGACAGGTTTCAATTGGTCCTGTAGCTATGGATTCTTTAATTGTGGCCACAGGAGTATCTACCTTGGCTTTGGCAGGATCGGAGAGTTATATTTCAATCGCTATTTTATTAGCGTTAATGGTTGGAGCAATTCAATTTATTATGGGGATTTTTAGTTTGGGTTTTATTGTAAACTTTCTATCAAAACCCGTTATTACTGGTTTTACATCCGCGGTAGCGTTAATTATTGGTTTCAATCAATTTCGAAATTTGTTTGGAGTAGACTTTGTTCAAAGTGATCAATTACAATATGTTGCAGCCGATATTTGGAGTCGTATAATTGAGTTTAATCATCCCACAACTGTAATTGGATTGGTTTCTGTGGTAATAATTATGATTTTCAGAAAAATCAATAAAAAAATACCAAGTGCATTAATTGTGGTTATTCTTGGCATTGTAATACTAAAATATTTCGGAAAATCTTATAGTGAGGTTTCCATAGTAAAAGATATCCCTTCTGGGTTGCCAACATTTGGAATTCCGGAGTTTGATATCGATTTAATTAGAGAGCTTTTACCTATAGCATTTACCTTGGTAATGGTAGGGTATTTAGAAACCATTTCTATTGGTAAATCTTTAGAAGCAAAACAAGACGAATACAGAATAAGACCCAATCAAGAATTAATAGCTTTAGGATTAGGCAATATGGTAGGGTCTTTTTTTAAGGCATACCCAACTACTTCTAGTTTTTCACGTTCTGCAATTAATCAAGAAAGTGGGGCAAGAACAGGTATGGCTGCTTTAATATCAGTTGTAATGGTTATCTTAACGTTGTTATTTTTAACACCTTTATTTTATCATTTGCCAAAAACAGTATTGGCAGCCATTATTATAGTAGCCGTTTTTAATTTGGTAAATATTAAAGAAGCTGCTTTTTTATGGAAAGCAAATCATTTAGATTTTTGGTTGATGTTAGCTACCTTTATTGGTACGTTATTATTAGGGATTGAATTTGGTATTATTGTTGGAGTAGGGTTGTCTTTAATTGTACTAATCTTTAAAACATCTAGACCTTATGTAACAGAATTGGGTAAAGTGCCAAATTCTAATTTTTACAGAAATAAAAATCGTTTTGATGAAGTAATTATAGACGAAGATATTTTAATTTTTAGGTTTGATGCTCAAATATTTTATGCCAACTCAAATTATTTTAGAGATAATTTAGATGAAATGGCTGCAAAAAAAGGAAAGGCATTAAAGTTGATAGTAATAGATGCAGAGAGCATTAACAGAGTAGATAGTACTGGTGTAGAAATGTTAAAAGAACGAATTAAATTTTATCAGAAAAAAGATATAATGTTCTATTTTGCAGGTGTTAAGGGTCCTGTACGAGACGATTTATTTAGAAGTGGTATTCTACAAATTATAGGAATTAATAATTTTTTTATGCGGGCCAATGAAGCCGTAAAGTTTTACAAAACAGGAGATAGAGAACATCAAGAAAAATATGCCAAATACATACATCAAGCATATAAATAA